One segment of Panicum virgatum strain AP13 chromosome 3K, P.virgatum_v5, whole genome shotgun sequence DNA contains the following:
- the LOC120701542 gene encoding glutathione S-transferase T2-like: MVNKFCGWYGQVQRGAQSGMTEQDKVLQACDVFKNEEEKSFTLLHCWNILKHEQKWHEACANKKQKTSSNSSGVPAQEEGASQSTYASNARPDGRKKEKERQRKGKNPMSPGENLYMDAMENLWVKKKEVEELKELKKKERNDERIAIEMKRLQVKMDAEKERCDLQREELELRKRIEEEKWK, translated from the exons ATGGTCAACAAATTCTGTGGATGGTATGGTCAAGTTCAAAGAGGGGCCCAAAGCGGAATGACAGAGCAAGATAAG gtactgcaagcttgtgaTGTATTCAAAAATGAGGAAGAGAAATCATTCACTTTGCTGCATTGTTGGAATATCTTGAAACATGAACAGAAATGGCATGAGGCATGTGCTAATAAGAAACAAAAGACATCCTCCAATTCAAGTGGTGTTCCTGCTCAAGAGGAGGGTGCCAGTCAGTCTACATATGCTTCCAATGCAAGGCCAGATGGTAGAAAGAAGGAGAAAGAGCGGCAACGCAAAGGTAAAAATCCCATGTCTCCTGGAGAAAATCTTTACATGGATGCAATGGAGAATTTGTGGGTTAAGAAGAAAGAGGTTGAAGAGCTGAAAGAGTTGAAAAAAAAGGAGCGCAATGATGAGAGAATTGCAATAGAGATGAAAAGGCTTCAAGTTAAAATGGATGCAGAGAAGGAAAGGTGTGATCTGCAGCGAGAAGAGCTAGAACTAAGGAAAaggatagaagaagaaaaatggaaGTAG